GGCCGTGAGCAGAGTAAGCGGGTTTCTCTCTGAAGATTTTGTCTCCGAGGCCACGGTCGCCTTCCTGGAGGCCCTTGACAACATTGTTCCCGGGAAGTTAAACGGTGCCAAGCCGACCACTTACGTCTTCGCTCATATCGTCAGCCGCCTTAAAGAGTTCTGCACTTCCAAGTCCGGGCTGACCGTCTATACCTACCTCAAGAAGCTCTGCGGATACGAGAACGCTTCAGAGCTTCTTGAGCAGGGACTGGTCAGAGTCAACGGAAGAGTGGTCAGAAAACCCTCCTGGAAGGTCTCCCTGACCGATGAAATCCTCGTGGGGGACGAGAGGGCCGCAAGTCCCTCTTCCTGCCTCGGGGAGCCCTCTACCCCGGCTTCACAGGAAGAGGAGCTCCTCTCTTCAGACTTCTGGAGGGTTATAAGGGGAACCGTCGGAGACGTAGGGGCGGAAGCTCTTGCAATGTATGCGAACGGTTTCAGCTTCAGGGAAATAGCAGAAGAACTCGGCCTCTCTATTTGGCAGGTCTCCGAGTTTATCAGGAAGGCGAGGAGGGAGAGGAGCCTTGAGGAGCTTCTTGAGTGAAGTTCTCTCTGCGGGCAGGTTTGCCGTAGTCTTGCCCGACCGGATTTACCGCAACCAGCTCTTCCGCTCCATCGAGGACGGTTGTCTTGTTACCCGGGCGTTCATTAAGGTTCCCCTTGAGGAAGTCAGGTTTTTCTTCTTTCACGACCTCGACCTTTTTCGCTTCCGGAAAAGGGGCCGCTACGGCAGGTTCATCTCCTTTCGCTGCGACGGGAAGCTCCTACGGGGTAGAGTCCTCTCGGAAGACCCGTCCTGGCTCCTCATAGAGCTCGGGAGAGTGCCTTTTCTCTTCAGGAAAGGCAGGAAAGGTTAGAAGTACTTCAAGGCGCACTTCATCAGCTTTATGGCTTCTCTTCTTACTCTTTCAAGCTCCTCGTAGTCTTTAAACAAAAGGTTTTTTGCCTTTGCAGTAAGACGCTGGTTGAGCTCCGGATACTTTACCAGTATATCGGGCGTTATGGGACCGATTTTTTCGAGAAGCTCAATCATCTCCTCGAAGAACTCCTTTTTGCCGCGTTTCATAAACAATGTGTCATGAATTATGGCCTTGGTTGAGCCGAAGCTCTTCTTTCTCAACGTCGGGAAGTCTCCCTCCCCTTTCTCGTGCAGTATCTCCAGGAGATTTGCTATTAGCGGTATAAAGCCGTGAGGAATGTAGATTAGTCTGAACTTAATCTCCTCTATCAGCGATTTAGGGGCTATTCTCAGTATCTCTCGGAGAATGCTTTCCGACACGAAGAACTTTGCCTCTGGACAACTCCTGACGAGGGAGAGTATCTTCTTCGCTGCCACTTTTACGTTCGCTCTTGACATTCCGGCTCCCTGTTAACCTTTTGTCCGTTCTTTGTCTGTCCTATGGCTGTTTTTCGGTTGGTAGAATGTAAGTGCTTGGTATACTGAAATTATAGGCAACTACTTTCAGGAGGAGACATGACCCGAACCCGAACAACTGTCCGCCGCAGGAGAGTGGAGCAGCTCCTCCCGATGACGGGACTGACGTCCAAGGCCGTTCAGGAGCGATTCGGACTTCCCCTTCCTCTTCTGGACTTCCTTGACGAGCTGGAGAAAGTTCTGAAGAGAAAAGTCTTGTCGAGGGAAGAATACGACTACTACCGCAGGCACCTCTTCACGCTTGCTATTGGGGTGAGGGAGACAAGTGAGGAACTTGCGGAAATATTTGAGGAGCTTCTGAAAAAGCTTGACGAAAAGGACGTCGGCAGGGAGATAACGCTGACGGAATACACCAAGAGTCTCTCATACTCGCGGCGGAAGGCTATCAGACACTTTACCAGCTTTCTGAGGAAGAGGTTCCGGAAGGTTGCTCCTCTGGTTATCGAGTACGAGGTTCCGGAGAAGCTCGGGCCTGCTGTGGACACTTACGGCCACTTCCGCCTCCACCACGCTCCGGGGAAACCTTATAAGTTCTTAATTGTCGGGAAAATCTACCGAAAAGACAAGGATAGGGCTTTTATTCTCGAAAGAGAGAGAGTGGTCGGGGAGATAGATGTTGAACCTTGAGAAGATTTTAAGCGTAACGAACGGTCATCTGAACGCAGAGAACTCGCTGGTTTTCCCTCTGTTGAGAAGGTATTATCTGAAGGGTTACCGTGTCGTCCTGCCGGGCAACACTCCCGACGGAACCGTCAGAGGGCTGCTCTTTTGCAGGCCCTCTGACGGTAAGGTGAGCTTCCACCTCTACGGGGTTCACTTCCACCAGCCCTTCCGTAAGGACTGCCCTGTTATCGTTGTGAAGTCTTACCTGGACTTTGTCGCAGTAAAAGAGGTAAGCGGGGAAATAGGGGTCAATCCCGTCCTTGCGGCTGCCTCAATCGAGGAGGCAGCTGTGAGGTATGACCTGGAGGGATTCAAGGTTGACAGGCCGGTTTACGGAAGGTTTCTGCTCCTTCCCGTAGAGGAGTTCGGCGGGCTGTGGAAGATGAAGCTCAAGTATCCTAAGACGTTCCGATACCGCCTGCTCCGTCTTATGGAGCAGGCGGCGGAACTTGAGAACGAGTTTTTGAGGCTCTCTGAGATTTAGAAGCCCTCAAACTCCTTGGCTATGTCCTTGAGGGGGTTTGAGGAGCTTCGGTCGGTTTTCGGTTCGGGCTCGGGTCTCCGGGCCGGTTTTGGGCGTTCCGGAGTTTCGCGACGCTCCTGCTTCGGAGGAGCTTCATTCCTGCGGGCAGGGTCGGAAAGCTCGCCGGAGAAGGCAATCTGCAATATCTCTTCCCTGTCGAAATTCGAGAAGGCCCACTTAATCAGGGCTTCCACGAGGGAGCTTTTGAAGCCCTTGGGCACTAAAGAGAGAAGCTCCCTCGTTTCTGCGTCTATGTATAGCTGTATAGGTTTTCTGTCTTTCTTATCCATTCAGCACCTCCAAAAAGCCCCTTACGTTCGAAAACTCAGGAGCTTCCGGGATTATCAGGGCCATCTCTTCCTTAAATTCCTCGGGGATAAAGTATCCACCTCCACCGGCCACAATCCGGGAGCTGGCCCTTGTCCAGCTCTCCCCGAGCTCTTTCTCGATTTCGGAGAAGAGCTCTTCAGCGTAGAACTCTTTTTCGCTCTCTATAATCGAGGAGAAGTCGTACTCCCTTCCGAGGAGCTTAATCTTCCCTCCCCGCTTCATCATCTCGTTTGCCTCAATTTCCGAGATGAGCTGGCCGGTCTCTTCTCTGATTCTCTGAATCACGTTGCGTATTATCCTTGAAGTTCCGTAGCCCGGGAAGCCTCTGAAGAATTCCTTTCGAGGCTTCCCGTTCACGTAGAACGATAAGTCGACAGTATTAAACCCTATGTCGACCACGAAAACGGCTTCGTCGGTTTTCTTGGGGAAGACGTCCCTGTATATTCCGTACCCCTGAGGGAAAACGTAGACTTCGGAGAAGGAGTATCTCTTTCCGTTGATTTCAAAGCTGGAGATTCTCTTCTTGAGGGTTTCTATGTGCTCTCTTTTGTAATCGCTGATGGCGACCGATACCGCAATGGCGTCAAATTCCTGCCCGGAGTCTCTTATCATCTTTGCAATGAGAAGCGGGGCGTAAGTGGGAATAAACCCTTTTTTGCGGGTCGAAATCGGTTTGCCGGCGAAGAATGCCTCTTCGCCTACAAGATACCTGACCCCCTCGAATACCATCTCGTCGGAAGTCCCCTCCACCTCTACTTCCGTCTTGAGGGCGGGGCCGAGTCTGACGACTGCTGTAGGGAACTTTCTGAGCTGAAGCTCACCGTCCTTGAGAAAGCCGTATTTAGTGTCCCCGTAGCCTATGTCTGTTATTAGGGCTTTCATCTGCACCTCCTTCCCAGTGGTTTTCCCTACGATTATACATTGTTTTGTAATGTTTGGCAATGTGTTTGTTTGTTGTTGTTTGTTGTGTAATGTGTTGTGATGTTGTGTTAGGCCTGCAATGTGGGGTGTTTTAAGGGGCACCCTTTCTCCCTACGCCTCGCCATGTTTTTGTTGCTTTTTGTTTGTTGTTGTTTGTGTTTAGTTGTGTTTGTTTGTTGTTGTTGTGTTATGTGTTGTATTGTGTTGTTATGTTGTGTCGGGAGCTTCCGTCTTTTTGCTCTCGGAGCGAAGCTCTCTGCGGAGCTTCCACAGAATCCTTTTCAGCCTCTTCTTGCTGACCTCTATTCCGAGCTTCTGGAGCTTCGCCTCCAGGAGGAAGAGGTAGTACTTGTGGAAGATGTTGGTTCCTCTCTGGTAGTCGGAAAGAATTATGGCCTTTATCGCTTCGGGCTCCTCTTCCTTATCAACGTGGACATAAATAGTTTTTCCGCCGTAACCGAGGAGTTTCAGAAGCTCTTCGATTATCCTATGCTCCGGAGGAAAGGTGACGAACCTTGCGTCGGGAACTCTTACGATTCCGTTCTCTGCGAGCTCAAGCTCTCTGTTCACAACCTCGACGAGCTTCTCGATGAACTTCTTCCTACTTATGCTCACTTTTCCTCCCTGTTTCCGAAAAATCCCGATAGTTTTCCCTATAATTATAGGCGGAGGTACCGATGGCGATAAAGCTCATAGGTTCCGGGGATTTTCTCTTTGAAGGCGGTCGTCAGACTCGCTCCGGGGCTCCTCCTTTTGAAGGCTTAGTCTCCCTGTCCCCGGAGGAGCAGGTGCAGCTGGCCGTTATCCTGAAAAGAAAAGGCGAGAAGGAGTATCTCAGGGCCGGAAGCGTCGACTTCGCCTTTTACTTCAAGGAGAACGGTTCCTGCAACCTGGTTATCCGGGACTATGTGGACAGGAGAACCTCTTACTTCCCCCTCTCTCCGGTAGAGCAGGAGGAACTCAGGAGAATGATTCTCGTCTCCCTTGACGGCACGGACCTTTCCCTCTACCTGGAGGGAAACCTGATAGAGAAGGGCCACGGGGAAGAAAGGGTAAGAGTAAACGGCGTTCTTGTCCCGACCGAAGAGTGCTGGAGATTGGCCACTGCTCTTGAACTCGGGGCAAGGTACAGCTTTCACACTGGTTCGCTCTCAATAGAGGCGGGCTTTTCCTACGAAATCAGCAAGTATGTTCTCTCTTCGGAGAGTGCTCTGAAGCTCCAGGCGGTTTTTGAGTCCGCCTCTTTGGAATTCAGGCCCTACTTCGTGGGGATATGATGAAAACTGCGACTCTTGAGTCTGTTCTCAGAGGGTTTGAAGCTCTTCTCTCCATTATCGAGGACGGCCGCTCGCCTACTCCAGAGGTTTACGCAGAGTACTACGAGAAGGCTTCCGGCAGGTGCGAGACCGTCGCCCTTGCTGTTATCGAGAGCTTCCAAGCTTTTGGGAAGCTCCTTGAAGAGGTAATAGAGGGTGAGTGCAGGCTTTCGCAGAAGCTGGCAGAGCTTGTCGGGAAGAGAGGCTTGACCTTTGCGGTTGAGCTTTTCAAGGATTGTCTGACCGGAGTCTGGAATAGAAGAGCACTCTCTTACTACTTTGCCAAGGTTGTCCTGCCTACTCTCTCCGAGAGGACCTGGAGCCTCGCCTTTATAGACCTCAACAACTTCAAGAAGATAAACGACACCTACGGTCATCTGGAAGGGGATAGAGTCCTCCGCGAGTTCGCCCAGCTCCTTTCGGGGGCCTTTTCCGGGAAGGGAGAGCTTGTATGTAGGTACGGAGGAGATGAGTTCGTTGTGGTTTCTCCCTGCTCTCCGAAGGAGATGGGACGGAAGCTCGAGGAACTTCTTGCCTTTTCGGACTTTGCCGTCGGCGTTACGGCGGTGAGTCCGGGAGATTCCCTCAGCAGCGTTATCGACAGAGCCGACAGGGCAATGTATCGCTCAAAAAAAACGAGGAAGGTGGAGTACGCATGAGACCCAAGTTCTTCTTCCAGAAGATTTACCGCCCGGACGGCTCTCTTTTAGGCGTAGAGCTTTTCGTGAGGGATTTCACGGTCTCTCCGTTTACCGACCTCTTTATTTTCCACTGCGCCCTTGAAGAGGTGTCCGTCAGGGACATTCCGGTTCCGGTTCACATCAACCTGTTTGCCTCCTCGGTCAGGTTCGTCCGCTGGGACGAGATAGCCGAAGTTTTCGGAAACCGTATCGTCGTAGAGCTGGTCGAAAAGGACGTGCAGCTGCACCTGACTGCGATGGATTCCCTGGTCCACTCCGGCATTACCTACGCCCTCGACGACTTCGGGAACGGCTCGGCAAACTACTCTGTTCTCAGGGAGCTTCACTTTCCGGTGGTAAAGGTTGACGTTGAGTTTACTCCCGAAAGGGTGATTCAGGAGCTTAAAGAGACCTTCGGCGTCCCCTGCGTCGTTGCCGAGAAGACGACCTCGTGCCCCTACGCCGACGCCCTTCAGAGCTTCAAGCTCCACCGCCCCGAACCCATAGAGAACCTGGAGGAGAGCCTTGCCCTGGAGATTCAGAAAAAGGCCTAAGGTCTTCAGGAGCGATAGGGAAATAGCGGAGTGGGTGGGCTACCCCTACCAGAGCGGGGACGTCTTCCTCGGATACGGCCTCTCCCTTGAGAGGAGAGGCCCTGAAAAGTGGGAGCCCGTCTTTGTCTTCGTTCCCCGGAGCCTCTCTGTGGCCCACGGTCTAATTCACGGTATGACCAGGCACGGTAAGTCCCGCCTCCTTGAGAGGCTTGCTTACAACGACATTCTGGAGGGCCTCTCGGTAGTCGTGATAGACCCTAAGGGAGACTCGGGACTCCTTGAGACCAACCTCTCTGCCTGCATAAAGGCAAACAGGCTCAGGGATTTCATGTTCTTCTCTCCCATTTACCCTGAGCTCTCCCTGCGGGCAAACTTCCTCTACGGGCTTACTCCCGACGAAATCGTTGACGTCGTTATAGCAGGCCTTCCCCAGAGCAGGGACGAGTTCTTCATAAAGATTGCAGAGGAGACCACCAGAGCGATAGTCCACGCCCACTTTGCCCTCGGCAGGGAGGAAATCAGGTTCGTTGACATCTTCTCAAACATTCCCCAGGAGGAGCTCAAGAAGATTGAAAACGAAATCACGGAGAAGATTGCAGAGGGAGTCAAGGAGAGGGAAGACGCAGAGCTCTTGATGAAGGAGATTGCCAACTCCCCGAGGGACTACTACTCCAAGGTTGTCTCCACTCTGAGGACCTCTATATCGGCCCTCTGCGTCGGGCCAATCGGGGAGCTTGTGGGCAAGGCAAGGGGCAACCCCATATACGAGAGGCTAATGAACGGAGAGCCGATGGTTCTCCATGCCTACCTCGGCTCCCTCCTCTCAAAGGGCAGGGCCTACGTTCTCTCAAGGCTTCTGCTCTCAACGATGGTTATCTACGCAGGACGCTACAACTCGGCCAATAAGAAGTTCAACCCCATGCTGAGAGTCCACGCCGACGAGGCCTCAAACGTTTTCTTCCACGGTATTGAAGACCTCATAAACAAGGTGGGCGGCACCAACTTCTCCTGCTGGTTCTACACCCAGTCCTTCAACGACATAGTGGCAAGGGTGGGGCAGGAAGTAGCGGGAATGATGTTTGACAACACCCACACGAAAGTTGTCTTCAAGGTTGACGACGCCAACACCATAAAGAGGCTGGTTGAGATAGTTCCCGAAGTGGAAAAGCCCCGCTACTTCGTCAGGGACGGCATAGACGTCATGGGGGGCGGCAAGGAGCCTCTAATTCAGCCCTCCCAGTTCGGCCAGCTCCCCGTCGGAGTCTGCTACGCCTACACCGAAGGCAAGTGGTACCGCCTCTACAACCCCGTTCTGGTTGAGGACACCAAAGAGGCCATTGACGGGGTGGTTGCCTACGCAGAGAGGTTGGGGAAAGACCCCTCGGCCTACATCGTTGAGGTTCGCCCCCCCGTGAAAGTTGAAAACCTTTTCAGGTAGGAGGAGAGGTGCTGGTAATCGTTGAGTCTCCCACCAAGGCAAAGAAAATCCAGTCCTTTTTAGGCAAAGGCTACACGGTTAAGGCCAGTTTAGGCCACGTCAGAGACCTGCCCCCAGACGAATTTGCAGTCTCAATAGAGGCTTTAGAGCAGGGGAAGTTTCCCTTCAAGTTCAAAGTCCTTGCGGGCAAAGGCAGAGTGGTTAAGGAGCTTCAGAGGCTCGCCTCCGGGGAGCTCGTTCTCTGTGCCTCAGACCCGGATAGAGAAGGGGAGGCCATCGCTTGGCACTTAGCCCAGCTACTCAAAGAAAAGGCTAAAGAGGTTAAAAGGATTGAGTTCCACGAAATAACGAAGAAAGCCCTCCAAGAGGCCGTAAAGAGGCCCAGGGAGATAGACCTCAACAGAGTCCGTGCCCAGTTCGCAAGGAGGGCGATAGACAGGATACTGGGCTACCTGATTAGCCCTGAACTCTCAAAGGAGCTGGGCAAAAGAGGCCTCTCTGCGGGCAGAGTTCAGTCAACCGCTTTGGCAGAAATCGTCAAGAGAGAGCGGGAGATAAAAGAGTTCGTCCCCAAGCCCTACTGGGTGGTTGAGGTAGAGCTTGAGAAAGACGGCAAAAAGTTCAGGGCAAGGACTGAGAAGTTCTGGGACAAGAAAGAGGCTCAGGAAAACCTCAGGTTCCCCACGCTCCTTGTAATCAGGGCCGATAAGAGAAAGAAACTTGAAAAGCCCAAGGCTCCCTTTACAGCCTCAGCTCTCCAGCAGGAGGCCAACCGTCTCTTTAAGTGGAGCCCTGAATACACTATGAAGGTGGCTCAGGAGCTATTTGAGAACGGTTACATAACCTACCACCGTTCAGACTCCCCGAGGCTGTCTGAAGAAGCCGTCGGCTTTTTAAGGAACCTAATCCCCCGCCTTTTCGGCAAGGACTACCTTCCTGCAAAGCCTTTCGTTTATAAGGCCAAAGAGGGAGCTCAGGACGCCCACGAGGCAATTAGGCCGACTAAACTCACCCCGGAGGGAGCTCCCGAAAACCTCAAGGACAGGCTCACTCCTCAGCAGCTAAAGCTCTACACCCTTATCTGGAAAAGAACGCTTGCCTCACAAATGAAAGAGGCCGTCTGGAATACTCAAACGGTAGTTCTGCAAAACGACAGGGGAGTCAAGTTCACGGCAAAGGGCAAGACCCTCGTCTTTGAGGGCTGGAGGAAGGTTTACGACGCTGAAGTGGAGGAAGACGGAGAGGGAATTCTTCCAGAGCTCAGGGTCGGGGAGAAGCTCCCTGCGAAGCTCAGGCTCAAGGAGGACAAGACAAAGCCCCCGGCCCGCTACACCGAAGGTTCTTTAGTTAAGTGGCTGGAGAAAACTGGAGTGGGCCGTCCCTCAACCTACGCTTCTACGGTGAAGACCCTGAAGGCAAGAAAGTACGTTGTCGTTAAGGGCGGCAAGATGGTTCCAACGGAGACGGCCTTCCGGGTGATTGAGTTCCTTGAGGAAAAACACCCGTGGATACTCTCACCTGAGCTGACCGCCCAGATGGAAAAACAGCTTGACCTTGTGGAGCAGGGGAAACTTGACTGGAGAAAGCCTGTTCTGGAGACGGTGGAGAAGGTTAGGGAGCTTCTGCCTCTCCTATCGGAAGAAAGGGACGACAGGCCTA
The sequence above is a segment of the Thermovibrio ammonificans HB-1 genome. Coding sequences within it:
- a CDS encoding S4 domain-containing protein yields the protein MLEYAYAKEERLSEFRFGNVVEPSFLIDYLPPKACKGGMKRLEEIRKSNDWELLLESFTRSRIIRAIIKAGYSFYTDELQRKRSALYREHYGLICEAVSRVSGFLSEDFVSEATVAFLEALDNIVPGKLNGAKPTTYVFAHIVSRLKEFCTSKSGLTVYTYLKKLCGYENASELLEQGLVRVNGRVVRKPSWKVSLTDEILVGDERAASPSSCLGEPSTPASQEEELLSSDFWRVIRGTVGDVGAEALAMYANGFSFREIAEELGLSIWQVSEFIRKARRERSLEELLE
- a CDS encoding ParM/StbA family protein, whose amino-acid sequence is MKALITDIGYGDTKYGFLKDGELQLRKFPTAVVRLGPALKTEVEVEGTSDEMVFEGVRYLVGEEAFFAGKPISTRKKGFIPTYAPLLIAKMIRDSGQEFDAIAVSVAISDYKREHIETLKKRISSFEINGKRYSFSEVYVFPQGYGIYRDVFPKKTDEAVFVVDIGFNTVDLSFYVNGKPRKEFFRGFPGYGTSRIIRNVIQRIREETGQLISEIEANEMMKRGGKIKLLGREYDFSSIIESEKEFYAEELFSEIEKELGESWTRASSRIVAGGGGYFIPEEFKEEMALIIPEAPEFSNVRGFLEVLNG
- a CDS encoding GGDEF domain-containing protein, producing the protein MKTATLESVLRGFEALLSIIEDGRSPTPEVYAEYYEKASGRCETVALAVIESFQAFGKLLEEVIEGECRLSQKLAELVGKRGLTFAVELFKDCLTGVWNRRALSYYFAKVVLPTLSERTWSLAFIDLNNFKKINDTYGHLEGDRVLREFAQLLSGAFSGKGELVCRYGGDEFVVVSPCSPKEMGRKLEELLAFSDFAVGVTAVSPGDSLSSVIDRADRAMYRSKKTRKVEYA
- a CDS encoding EAL domain-containing protein, with the protein product MRPKFFFQKIYRPDGSLLGVELFVRDFTVSPFTDLFIFHCALEEVSVRDIPVPVHINLFASSVRFVRWDEIAEVFGNRIVVELVEKDVQLHLTAMDSLVHSGITYALDDFGNGSANYSVLRELHFPVVKVDVEFTPERVIQELKETFGVPCVVAEKTTSCPYADALQSFKLHRPEPIENLEESLALEIQKKA
- a CDS encoding type IV secretory system conjugative DNA transfer family protein produces the protein MPWRFRKRPKVFRSDREIAEWVGYPYQSGDVFLGYGLSLERRGPEKWEPVFVFVPRSLSVAHGLIHGMTRHGKSRLLERLAYNDILEGLSVVVIDPKGDSGLLETNLSACIKANRLRDFMFFSPIYPELSLRANFLYGLTPDEIVDVVIAGLPQSRDEFFIKIAEETTRAIVHAHFALGREEIRFVDIFSNIPQEELKKIENEITEKIAEGVKEREDAELLMKEIANSPRDYYSKVVSTLRTSISALCVGPIGELVGKARGNPIYERLMNGEPMVLHAYLGSLLSKGRAYVLSRLLLSTMVIYAGRYNSANKKFNPMLRVHADEASNVFFHGIEDLINKVGGTNFSCWFYTQSFNDIVARVGQEVAGMMFDNTHTKVVFKVDDANTIKRLVEIVPEVEKPRYFVRDGIDVMGGGKEPLIQPSQFGQLPVGVCYAYTEGKWYRLYNPVLVEDTKEAIDGVVAYAERLGKDPSAYIVEVRPPVKVENLFR
- the topA gene encoding type I DNA topoisomerase, which codes for MLVIVESPTKAKKIQSFLGKGYTVKASLGHVRDLPPDEFAVSIEALEQGKFPFKFKVLAGKGRVVKELQRLASGELVLCASDPDREGEAIAWHLAQLLKEKAKEVKRIEFHEITKKALQEAVKRPREIDLNRVRAQFARRAIDRILGYLISPELSKELGKRGLSAGRVQSTALAEIVKREREIKEFVPKPYWVVEVELEKDGKKFRARTEKFWDKKEAQENLRFPTLLVIRADKRKKLEKPKAPFTASALQQEANRLFKWSPEYTMKVAQELFENGYITYHRSDSPRLSEEAVGFLRNLIPRLFGKDYLPAKPFVYKAKEGAQDAHEAIRPTKLTPEGAPENLKDRLTPQQLKLYTLIWKRTLASQMKEAVWNTQTVVLQNDRGVKFTAKGKTLVFEGWRKVYDAEVEEDGEGILPELRVGEKLPAKLRLKEDKTKPPARYTEGSLVKWLEKTGVGRPSTYASTVKTLKARKYVVVKGGKMVPTETAFRVIEFLEEKHPWILSPELTAQMEKQLDLVEQGKLDWRKPVLETVEKVRELLPLLSEERDDRPTEKQLEFARSLAEKLKKELPADVLLSKKKLSKWIDGAKRELAKEKANAPLSEKQVAVIEKHGDEKVREALLRGDYAYCRKWLDGFFRELKRSGRRKKK